A genomic stretch from Clavelina lepadiformis chromosome 5, kaClaLepa1.1, whole genome shotgun sequence includes:
- the LOC143459074 gene encoding NPC intracellular cholesterol transporter 1-like produces the protein MTKTKMSTGLRKQFCWFVAVLLFISKPGKSDEVHQFTKQLSSSTAAVQDKLIHKDGYCVMYDECAVNTKNQKHVNCLYNDKAKKLTDKKGLQLLQQVCSYMYKGDNDTYTCCSTNQLISLSDNIKLPYQYLSRCPACFANFVALYCEMTCSPNQSTFTSPAATSIGVNETANMAPLPGINETYITELNYQINDQFAYSMFNSCSHVSSPSTNTPAIKVLCGPYGEKCTAHKWIDYMNDVNNGQAPFDIHAAYFDTNSSVGMSYNTTPCNQLSASGDGACSCSDCPASCSGPPPIPPLPPKPWLIFGVNGLYIVMSFVFGAFTLLFVNLVFWVHLCQRRGNAQVMDDACCSVVDNSSAMDKEDDLGFLTVSRSVTNAEEEEIELSMLERWGLFLEGCLQSMFRKLGLFCARYPFVVLFLGAVVIAASAVGLKFMNITTDPVELWSAPSSQARINKKYFDEHFGPFYRTEQIIITAPKSNRSIYDPYTDSTDPADQQHIPFGPILQKDVLHEILNLQTAIESITAEYENKTVTLNDICLQPLAPDNTNCTIISVLNYFQNNHTNLDKQIMIEDFWPGPDYHDHLKACVTGPTSIDDTTLLHFSCLGMFGGPVFPWVALGGYDSTNYLNATAAVVTFPVVNYYNNTEKLNKALAWEKEYVSFMKNFTLNPGNLSVNFSSERSIEDEINRESSADIMTIVASYLIMFGYVAVALGKFSSCNPARIFVDLQLTVGLSGVLIVLCSVAMSLGIFSYAGVPLTLIIVEVIPFLALAVGVDNIFILTQHLQRDERRNKESCEEQIGRVLGEVAPSMFMSSISETVAFFLGGLSNMPAVRTFSMFAGLAIFCDFLLQITCFVAILALDSRRQKSKRYDCLCCIKSEANVEGENDGILYYLAKNYFSRAVLSKFVRPLVVILFVAMSCFSGAVLNNIEIGLDQSLSMPEDSYVLGYFAGINEYLSVGAPVYFVVPEGQDYTTDQGANQICGGTGCNNNSLVQQVAYMAKMPNYSRIAYPVSSWIDDYYDWLKPQSSCCRYNGSSPLTAQFCPAAVVSNDCTACRSGGEVSIHPRPNATEFMEFLPWYLKDNPGLHCGKGGHAAYGSSVKLIDDGENVGATAFMGYHTVARKSSDFIACLKHANNISAEISKNLNVTVFPYSVFYVFYEQYLTIVHDTLFNLGISVAAIFGVVFVTLGFDFLTALLVVITILMVVLDMFGCMFLWKIPLNAVSLVNLVMAVGISVEFCAHIARAFAMSQKRTRVARAKEALAEMGSSVFSGITLTKFVGIAILAFSKSQIFQIFYFRMYLCVVLLGAGHGLIFLPVLLSYVGPKRRKATHQNYAQFHNKEGYEEGCSSSKETDNSPSGHFLD, from the coding sequence atgaccaaaacaaaaatgtcaactGGTTTAAGAAAGCAATTTTGCTGGTTTGTGGCggttttgctgtttatttcaaaacctGGAAAATCTGATGAAGTTCACCAATTTACCAAACAATTGAGTTCGTCGACTGCTGCTGTTCAAGACAAGCTCATACACAAGGACGGTTACTGTGTCATGTATGATGAATGTGCCGTCAATACGAAGAACCAGAAACATGTCAATTGCTTGTACAACGACAAAGCAAAGAAACTAACCGACAAGAAAGGTTTGCAACTGTTGCAGCAGGTTTGTTCTTACATGTACAAAGGAGATAATGATACCTACACTTGCTGCAGCACCAATCAGCTCATTTCGCTGAGTGACAACATAAAACTCCCATATCAATATCTGTCACGATGCCCTGCTTGTTTTGCAAACTTTGTTGCGCTCTACTGCGAAATGACTTGCAGTCCTAATCAGAGTACTTTTACTTCTCCAGCCGCTACTTCAATAGGTGTTAATGAAACGGCCAATATGGCTCCTCTTCCTGGAATCAATGAAACTTACATTACTGAATTGAATTACCAAATCAACGACCAATTCGCTTATTCCATGTTTAACTCGTGCAGTCATGTTTCAAGCCCTTCAACCAATACACCTGCCATTAAAGTGCTCTGCGGGCCTTACGGAGAGAAATGTACCGCCCATAAATGGATTGATTACATGAATGATGTAAACAATGGTCAGGCTCCATTTGACATACATGCTGCGTATTTTGATACCAATTCAAGTGTTGGAATGAGTTACAATACAACTCCCTGCAACCAACTGTCCGCCAGTGGCGATGGTGCTTGCAGCTGCAGTGATTGTCCCGCTTCTTGCTCGGGGCCACCTCCTATTCCGCCTCTTCCCCCAAAACCCTGGCTGATCTTTGGAGTCAACGGACTTTATATTGTTATGTCTTTTGTCTTTGGAGCATTTACACTTCTGTTTGTAAACCTTGTCTTTTGGGTGCACTTGTGTCAAAGGAGAGGAAATGCCCAGGTTATGGATGACGCGTGTTGCTCAGTTGTCGATAATAGCTCTGCCATGGACAAGGAAGATGATCTTGGATTCCTTACAGTTAGTAGATCGGTAACCAACGCTGAGGAGGAGGAAATTGAGTTAAGCATGTTAGAGCGGTGGGGATTATTCCTGGAAGGTTGCTTACAGTCAATGTTTAGGAAGTTAGGGCTGTTTTGTGCTCGCTATCCTTTTGTGGTTTTATTTCTTGGTGCGGTAGTTATTGCTGCATCGGCTGTTGGACTTAAATTTATGAACATCACCACCGATCCAGTAGAACTGTGGTCAGCCCCAAGCAGCCAAGCTAGaataaacaagaaatatttcGATGAGCATTTTGGTCCATTTTACAGAACAGAGCAGATAATAATTACTGCCCCTAAAAGCAATAGATCTATCTATGATCCCTACACTGATAGCACAGATCCTGCTGACCAACAGCATATTCCATTTGGCCCAATCTTGCAGAAAGATGTTCTACACGAAATCCTAAATCTTCAGACTGCTATTGAAAGCATAACCGCAGagtatgaaaacaaaactgtcACCCTAAATGACATCTGCCTTCAGCCACTGGCTCCAGATAACACAAACTGTACCATCATATCAGTACTCAATTATTTCCAAAACAACCACACTAATTTGGACAAGCAGATTATGATTGAAGACTTCTGGCCTGGACCTGATTACCACGATCACCTCAAGGCTTGTGTAACAGGTCCCACTTCAATTGATGACACTACTTTGCTTCATTTTTCATGCCTTGGCATGTTTGGAGGTCCGGTCTTTCCTTGGGTTGCTTTAGGAGGATATGACAGTACCAATTATTTAAATGCCACTGCAGCAGTGGTAACTTTCCCCGTCGTCAATTATTATAACAACacagaaaagttaaacaaagcgCTTGCTTGGGAAAAGGAGTATGTATCCTTTATGAAGAACTTTACGCTGAATCCTGGCAATCTCTCCGTCAATTTTTCTTCTGAACGCTCAATTGAGGATGAAATAAATCGCGAGTCAAGTGCAGACATTATGACAATCGTCGCTTCTTATCTAATTATGTTTGGGTACGTCGCAGTGGCTTTAGGGAAGTTTAGCAGCTGCAATCCTGCTCGCATTTTTGTTGACCTGCAGTTGACAGTCGGTCTATCAGGAGTGTTGATTGTGTTGTGCTCTGTTGCCATGTCACTTGGAATTTTTAGCTATGCTGGTGTTCCACTGACGCTCATCATCGTAGAAGTTATTCCGTTTCTTGCTCTTGCTGTTGGTGTTGACAACATATTTATCTTAACGCAGCATTTGCAGCGTGATGAGAGGAGGAACAAAGAGAGTTGTGAGGAACAAATCGGGAGAGTTTTGGGAGAAGTCGCACCAAGTATGTTCATGTCGTCAATATCAGAAACTGTTGCCTTTTTCCTGGGAGGGTTATCAAACATGCCAGCCGTTCGTACTTTCTCCATGTTTGCTGGGTTGGCCATCTTTTGTGACTTTCTTCTGCAAATAACTTGCTTTGTGGCTATCCTTGCTCTTGATAGCCGCAGACAAAAATCAAAGCGCTATGATTGCCTTTGCTGCATTAAGAGCGAAGCAAATGTGGAAGGAGAAAATGATGGCATACTTTACTACCTCGctaaaaattacttttctcGTGCTGTGTTGTCGAAATTTGTTCGTCCTTTGGtggttattttgtttgttgctaTGTCATGCTTCAGTGGTGCTGTGCTAAACAACATCGAAATAGGTCTCGACCAATCACTGTCCATGCCTGAAGATTCATACGTGCTCGGGTATTTCGCTGGAATAAATGAGTACTTGTCAGTCGGGGCACCCGTGTATTTCGTAGTACCTGAGGGTCAGGATTATACAACGGACCAAGGCGCCAACCAGATATGTGGTGGAACTGGTTGCAATAATAACTCTCTTGTCCAACAAGTGGCATATATGGCTAAAATGCCCAATTACTCCCGAATTGCTTATCCCGTCTCATCTTGGATCGATGATTATTATGATTGGCTTAAACCACAGTCTTCTTGCTGTCGATACAATGGTTCAAGTCCCTTAACTGCCCAGTTTTGTCCTGCAGCTGTCGTATCAAATGACTGCACCGCCTGTCGCAGCGGTGGTGAAGTCAGTATACACCCACGCCCAAATGCGACCGAGTTTATGGAGTTTTTACCGTGGTATTTGAAGGACAACCCTGGACTCCATTGTGGCAAAGGAGGTCATGCTGCGTATGGTTCATCGGTAAAATTGATTGATGATGGAGAAAACGTTGGTGCTACGGCCTTCATGGGGTACCACACTGTGGCGAGGAAATCTTCAGATTTTATAGCTTGTCTGAAGCACGCCAACAACATTTCAGCGGAAATatctaaaaatttgaatgtAACCGTATTCCCATATTCTGTGTTCTACGTCTTTTACGAGCAGTATTTAACCATTGTTCATGACACGCTCTTTAACTTGGGGATCTCGGTTGCCGCCATATTTGGAGTGGTATTTGTCACCCTTGGTTTTGACTTCTTAACTGCACTGCTTGTAGTAATCACCATCCTTATGGTTGTTCTAGACATGTTTGGATGCATGTTTTTATGGAAAATACCCCTCAATGCTGTATCGCTTGTTAATCTGGTCATGGCTGTTGGAATTTCTGTTGAATTTTGTGCCCATATCGCAAGAGCTTTCGCAATGAGTCAGAAACGCACTCGAGTCGCTCGTGCAAAAGAGGCGTTGGCAGAAATGGGAAGTTCAGTTTTTAGTGGAATAACTCTAACAAAATTTGTCGGAATCGCCATTCTTGCATTTAGCAAGTCACAAATATTCCAGATCTTCTACTTCAGGATGTATCTGTGTGTAGTGTTGCTTGGAGCTGGACATGGCCTTATATTTTTGCCCGTCCTGCTCAGTTACGTTGGCCCAAAACGTCGAAAAGCAACGCACCAAAATTATGCGCAATTTCACAATAAGGAAGGATATGAGGAAGGTTGCAGCTCATCAAAGGAGACTGACAATAGCCCTAGTGGACATTTTCTTGACTGA
- the LOC143460352 gene encoding uncharacterized protein LOC143460352, which produces MAALNKFTMTPLLKKKNHANEAEEMSLIAIKRRMEVIKKFPGDERTAKTLEKYPSYKLKEKCITDIAIFFGYSSKENMVNKCRLRFCNFIEGKSLCCETGCVCLMEFSKVMNQLEAVSSPKELSTVIKLMNDGSVKLVKDRNQPHKLCAGTK; this is translated from the exons ATGGCAGCCTTAAATAAATTCACAATGACGCCActtctgaaaaagaaaaatcacgcAAACGAGGCGGAAGAAATGTCATTAATAGCGATCAAGAGGAGGATGGaagttatcaaaaaatttcctGGTGACGAACGCACTGCAAAGACTTTAGAAAAGTACCCATCATACAAGTTGAAAGAAAAG TGCATAACCGACATTGCTATATTCTTTGGATATTCCTCTAAAGAAAACATGGTGAACAAGTGCCGGTTgcgattttgtaatttcatcGAGGGAAAGTCATTGTGCTGTGAAACAGGGTGTGTATGCCTAATGGAATTTTCCAAAGTTATGAACCAACTAGAAGCAGTTTCTTCTCCTAAAGAGCTATCTACTGTCATCAAGCTTATGAATGATGGAAGCGTAAAGCTCGTTAAAGATCGAAATCAGCCACATAAGTTGTGTGCAGGTACTAAATGA